Proteins co-encoded in one Candidatus Thiodictyon syntrophicum genomic window:
- a CDS encoding DUF3313 domain-containing protein produces MFNHLRLDPTRPAMRVAFLALCGCLALIAGASLLLTGCAATLQASIGDRTAICSFLGPVCRKLTPGGEGQSYLRYVNSGARWSQYRKVIVDPVIIVSSAESQIPPAAAQHLANYFDAALKEKLGTRFKLTDQPGAGVMRIQVALTDARAATPGLRTITMAVPQARTLSTVGYLATGSFPFVGAAEGAAKVLDSRSGELLAALADRQVGGGHIKAAAQWTLGDAENAINLWAERAANQLYAWTSGAQAPR; encoded by the coding sequence ATGTTCAATCACCTTCGACTCGACCCGACTCGGCCCGCCATGCGCGTTGCCTTCCTGGCTCTCTGCGGGTGCCTCGCCCTGATCGCGGGGGCGTCCTTGCTGCTGACGGGTTGCGCGGCGACCCTTCAGGCATCGATCGGCGACCGCACGGCGATCTGCAGCTTCTTGGGCCCCGTCTGCCGAAAACTCACCCCTGGCGGAGAGGGCCAGAGTTATCTGCGCTATGTCAACTCCGGGGCCCGCTGGAGTCAGTACCGCAAGGTCATCGTGGACCCGGTGATCATCGTCTCCAGCGCCGAATCGCAGATCCCCCCGGCCGCTGCGCAGCATCTCGCGAACTACTTCGATGCGGCCTTGAAGGAGAAGTTGGGTACCAGGTTCAAACTCACCGATCAGCCGGGGGCCGGTGTCATGAGGATACAGGTCGCACTGACCGATGCCAGAGCGGCGACCCCGGGGCTGCGAACTATTACCATGGCAGTGCCCCAAGCGCGCACCCTGAGTACCGTCGGCTACCTGGCGACCGGCAGCTTTCCCTTCGTGGGCGCGGCCGAGGGAGCGGCGAAGGTGTTGGACTCCCGCAGCGGCGAACTGCTTGCGGCCTTGGCGGATCGCCAGGTCGGTGGTGGTCACATCAAGGCCGCCGCGCAATGGACCCTGGGCGATGCCGAGAATGCGATCAACCTGTGGGCAGAGCGCGCGGCGAACCAGCTCTATGCCTGGACCTCGGGCGCCCAGGCCCCGCGCTGA